One window from the genome of Grus americana isolate bGruAme1 chromosome 2, bGruAme1.mat, whole genome shotgun sequence encodes:
- the CCN4 gene encoding CCN family member 4 isoform X2: MGKPLISERCLRFAFPVSAIAQTSTAMTPTVPATTEAYTRTQYCKWPCECPKSPPRCPVGVSLVTDGCDCCKTCAKQRGESCTEADTCDFHRGLYCDYSGDRPRYEIGVCAQIVGVGCVLNGVRYNNGDTFQPNCKYNCTCINGAVGCIPMCTNSRPPLVWCPNPKLIKMAGKCCEQWICDDSKKIRKTSPRHISSAAYEGEDEAWQKNCIVHTSPWSPCSKTCGLGISTRISNDNDQCRLLKENRLCNMRPCEVDITKHIKPGKKCLAVYRANEPMNYTISGCVSKSQYRPKYCGVCTDNRCCTPYKSKTIEVRFECPDGTEFSWKILWINACFCNLNCKNPNDIFADLAHYHDYSEIAN; encoded by the exons GCCATTGCCCAGACGTCTACCGCCATGACCCCCACCGTCCCTGCCACGACAGAGGCCTACACACGGACTCAGTACTGTAAGTGGCCGTGCGAGTGTCCGAAGTCCCCACCTCGGTGCCCGGTAGGCGTCAGCCTGGTCACAGACGGCTGCGACTGCTGCAAGACGTGTGCCAAGCAGCGTGGAGAAAGTTGCACTGAGGCCGACACCTGTGATTTCCACAGGGGCTTGTACTGTGACTACAGTGGAGACAGACCTAGGTACGAAATAGGAGTATGTGCAC agatTGTCGGTGTAGGATGTGTCCTAAATGGCGTCAGGTATAACAATGGGGACACATTTCAGCCCAACTGCAAATACAACTGCACGTGCATTAACGGGGCCGTGGGCTGTATTCCCATGTGCACAAACTCACGTCCTCCCCTTGTCTGGTGCCCAAACCCAAAGCTGATTAAGATGGCAGGGAAGTGCTGCGAGCAGTGGATTTGTGATGACTCCAAGAAAATCAGGAAGACATCTCCACgccacatctcctctgcag CGTACGAGGGAGAGGATGAAGCCTGGCAGAAGAACTGCATCGTTCACACCTCGCCCTGGAGTCCCTGCTCAAAGACCTGCGGGCTGGGCATCTCCACCAGGATTTCCAACGACAACGACCAGTGCCGGCTCCTGAAGGAAAACCGCCTGTGCAACATGCGGCCCTGCGAGGTGGACATAACCAAGCACATTAAG cctgggaagaagtGCTTGGCTGTCTACAGGGCCAATGAACCAATGAACTACACCATCTCAGGATGTGTGAGCAAAAGTCAATATAGACCCAAATACTGCGGCGTCTGCACAGACAACAGGTGCTGCACACCCTACAAGTCCAAGACTATTGAAGTGAGGTTTGAGTGCCCAGATGGGACTGAGTTTTCCTGGAAAATCTTGTGGATCAATGCTTGTTTTTGCAACCTGAACTGCAAGAACCCCAATGACATCTTTGCCGACTTGGCTCATTACCACGATTACTCTGAGATTGCTAATTAA
- the CCN4 gene encoding CCN family member 4 isoform X1 gives MRWLLPWILATNSILQAIAQTSTAMTPTVPATTEAYTRTQYCKWPCECPKSPPRCPVGVSLVTDGCDCCKTCAKQRGESCTEADTCDFHRGLYCDYSGDRPRYEIGVCAQIVGVGCVLNGVRYNNGDTFQPNCKYNCTCINGAVGCIPMCTNSRPPLVWCPNPKLIKMAGKCCEQWICDDSKKIRKTSPRHISSAAYEGEDEAWQKNCIVHTSPWSPCSKTCGLGISTRISNDNDQCRLLKENRLCNMRPCEVDITKHIKPGKKCLAVYRANEPMNYTISGCVSKSQYRPKYCGVCTDNRCCTPYKSKTIEVRFECPDGTEFSWKILWINACFCNLNCKNPNDIFADLAHYHDYSEIAN, from the exons GCCATTGCCCAGACGTCTACCGCCATGACCCCCACCGTCCCTGCCACGACAGAGGCCTACACACGGACTCAGTACTGTAAGTGGCCGTGCGAGTGTCCGAAGTCCCCACCTCGGTGCCCGGTAGGCGTCAGCCTGGTCACAGACGGCTGCGACTGCTGCAAGACGTGTGCCAAGCAGCGTGGAGAAAGTTGCACTGAGGCCGACACCTGTGATTTCCACAGGGGCTTGTACTGTGACTACAGTGGAGACAGACCTAGGTACGAAATAGGAGTATGTGCAC agatTGTCGGTGTAGGATGTGTCCTAAATGGCGTCAGGTATAACAATGGGGACACATTTCAGCCCAACTGCAAATACAACTGCACGTGCATTAACGGGGCCGTGGGCTGTATTCCCATGTGCACAAACTCACGTCCTCCCCTTGTCTGGTGCCCAAACCCAAAGCTGATTAAGATGGCAGGGAAGTGCTGCGAGCAGTGGATTTGTGATGACTCCAAGAAAATCAGGAAGACATCTCCACgccacatctcctctgcag CGTACGAGGGAGAGGATGAAGCCTGGCAGAAGAACTGCATCGTTCACACCTCGCCCTGGAGTCCCTGCTCAAAGACCTGCGGGCTGGGCATCTCCACCAGGATTTCCAACGACAACGACCAGTGCCGGCTCCTGAAGGAAAACCGCCTGTGCAACATGCGGCCCTGCGAGGTGGACATAACCAAGCACATTAAG cctgggaagaagtGCTTGGCTGTCTACAGGGCCAATGAACCAATGAACTACACCATCTCAGGATGTGTGAGCAAAAGTCAATATAGACCCAAATACTGCGGCGTCTGCACAGACAACAGGTGCTGCACACCCTACAAGTCCAAGACTATTGAAGTGAGGTTTGAGTGCCCAGATGGGACTGAGTTTTCCTGGAAAATCTTGTGGATCAATGCTTGTTTTTGCAACCTGAACTGCAAGAACCCCAATGACATCTTTGCCGACTTGGCTCATTACCACGATTACTCTGAGATTGCTAATTAA